In one window of Megalopta genalis isolate 19385.01 chromosome 8, iyMegGena1_principal, whole genome shotgun sequence DNA:
- the Bili gene encoding FERM domain-containing protein 8 Bili translates to MEAQEDCTVRRGQPIRRYQNDYKSEGHTSTTMMGNQPQYLNVGRPTVRIAVYLMTGMFLTMDIEQNFTAQQILAIIQSEGELGLTRASLLTGQTVFALWLCSSSLEVQLRPNHKPIELAAKWNRLVRKYSSQSEERGEEPLLFLRRNVFLSRADEEQIKEAKVLELLYAEARNNVLQGRYPCEGQARYASLGALQARIELGPYNPQTHTLAFFRRHRGRFLPHHYTSPSLLLGLGLGLGLVGGKGAPEARLLEQYKRIPNHTGTNANSRKLIRKYLEFCWSLPCYGAAFFQGQIERPVRGLASWITNRDMQVLIAINSSGVYIVDDMQCSLLLGLRYSELSWEMAKPSDEGNLDCLPCLFLQFPVRENGARVYKILQVFSRQAIMMDTLISGFAEEHRRHGANGDVAHVERLTDHSIGSNTGSFTNKLSKFTLATFDDEGRCIGQMGSWSFQ, encoded by the exons ATGGAAGCACAAGAAGATTGCACTGTTCGAAGAGGACAGCCAATTCGTCGTTATCAAAATGATTATAAGTCTGAAGGGCATACATCAACCA CAATGATGGGTAATCAACCTCAATATTTGAATGTAGGTAGACCCACTGTTCGAATAGCTGTTTACTTGATGACTGGAATGTTTTTAACAATGGACATTGAGCAAAATTTTACCGCACAACAAATTCTGGCAATAATACAATCCGAGGGAGAACTAGGATTAACCAGAGCTTCGTTGCTTACTGGCCAAACAGTGTTCGCTTTGTGGCTTTGTTCTTCCAGCTTAGAAGTTCAACTACGACCAAATCACAAACCTATAGAACTAGCTGCAAAATGGAATCGTTTAGTAAGAAAATACAGTTCTCAAAGTGAGGAGCGTGGTGAGGAACCTTTATTGTTTCTTCGAAGGAATGTATTCCTTTCTAGGGCAGATGAGGAACAAATAAAAGAAGCTAAAGTATTGGAATTATTGTACGCAGAAGCTAGAAATAACGTACTACAAG GAcgatatccatgcgaaggacaAGCAAGATATGCAAGTTTGGGTGCCCTGCAAGCCCGTATTGAGTTAGGACCGTACAACCCACAAACTCACACATTAGCGTTTTTCAGACGACATCGTGGTAGATTCCTACCTCACCATTACACTTCTCCTAGTTTATTATTAGGATTAGGTCTGGGACTAGGATTAGTGGGAGGAAAAGGAGCACCAGAGGCACGTCTGCTTGAACAGTACAAGCGGATACCTAATCATACAGGAACTAACGCGAATTCAAGAAAGCTTATCAGAAAATACTTGGAGTTCTGTTGGAGTTTACCGTGTTATGGCGCGGCGTTTTTTCAAGGACAAATCGAGCGACCTGTGAGAGGTTTAGCGTCATGGATCACAAATCGTGATATGCAAGTTCTAATAGCTATTAATTCTTCAGGAGTGTACATCGTGGATGACATGCAATGT AGCTTGTTATTGGGCCTGAGATATTCAGAACTCAGTTGGGAAATGGCGAAGCCTTCCGACGAAGGTAATTTGGACTGCCTGCCTTGTCTATTTCTACAGTTTCCGGTGCGAGAAAACGGAGCACGTGTTTATAAAATTCTACAAGTATTCTCGAGACAA GCAATAATGATGGATACGTTAATATCTGGATTTGCTGAGGAACACCGCCGACACGGTGCTAATGGAGACGTTGCGCACGTTGAACGTTTAACTGATCATTCAATAGGTTCGAACACAGGCAGCTTCACGAACAAACTTAGCAAATTTACATTGGCCACCTTCGACGACGAAG gCCGTTGTATCGGACAAATGGGTTCTTGGTCTTTTCAATAA
- the LOC117227759 gene encoding dynein regulatory complex subunit 7 → MQKFQKGNCFECATFLTSLLLGQGYNAFVVSGYASREQTVCDLTRTTHPYARQPEPPAFPSTVQVEVSKYDLKPAIEYESEFLAELKEEEQRRLQDKLKQEEEEQQRLIEELEQPQPDKYYGYRIHAWVVILPELGGLRDQEFSGPLFIEPSTGVSYNPTYDNTYGLYLGVESIWNDENYWVNLQPFSQTCSDIEWDLTRLELWEHMLPGEPFAMRGIGEAIDEDTAILQEKHLDMPISYVQEIQISDEEFEKRYPNGRKTMFYKKTKVELFTPYLQLDGLIQRIAKYDDYSYLNCIEIQEIYANRSDNLVECKKDLTNYSVIDFYQRGRPDQCKEHRYFSNDPNTVDAERILEFYHVARLDGLSRLEMHPTYVKQYFIDRDDFLHYRYAAFSPEKSIRNTEDIHYRHISKIIEEFHRDETIKSNKNIATREFAIDENEIRLLYHYETGQYSRASRMFIKPPLAERGDRLKLKPNMTQGYNPSNEHEKVYELFCELDTQLKEEDQSTMSVRGAEVEVFNFLKIRDDEYLSPKLLVSIFSRTRDEESMSEIMDWSLVHIEKSSMDIVDYLKPFLARLGNPEELSKQEAQSLQLQCLNDYKQVLVRRANKILQKFEECSQKVTGLQQKLIFQGEELTHEEEEEILDEMNKINFDMITLETQLTRHRNLVPEKYKMLVDHLKQSTHLAILRGAYFAV, encoded by the exons ATGCAAAAGTTCCAGAAGGGTAATTGCTTCGAGTGCGCGACATTTTTGACGAGCTTGCTGCTGGGCCAGGGCTACAATGCGTTCGTGGTAAGCGGCTACGCATCCAGGGAGCAAACTGTGTGCGATCTGACTCGAACTACGCACCCCTATGCGCGACAACCGGAACCGCCTGCATTTCCTTCGACGGTACAAGTTGAAGTGTCGAAGTACGATTTGAAGCCCGCGATAGAATATGAAAGCGAATTTTTAGCGGAATTGAAGGAGGAGGAACAGAGACGGTTGCAAGACAAATTGAAACAAGAGGAAGAGGAGCAACAAAGACTAATCGAg GAACTGGAACAACCTCAGCCAGACAAATATTATGGATACAGAATACATGCTTGGGTTGTAATTTTACCAGAATTAGGGGGATTAAGAGACCAAGAGTTTTCTGGGCCGCTTTTCATTGAACCATCCACCGGTGTATCCTACAATCCAACATATGATAACACGTATGGACTGTATTTGGGTGTAGAAAGTATATGGAACGATGAAAATTATTGGGTGAACCTGCAGCCGTTTTCGCAAACGTGCTCGGACATAGAATGGGACTTGACGAGGCTGGAACTATGGGAGCACATGCTTCCTGGAGAACCGTTTGCAATGCGCGGAATAGGAGAGGCTATCGATGAAGATACGGCGATATTGCAAGAGAAACATCTGGATATGCCGATTTCCTACGTGCAAGAGATACAGATCAGTGACGAAG AATTTGAGAAACGATATCCAAATGGCAGGAAAACGATGTTCTACAAAAAGACGAAGGTTGAACTTTTCACGCCGTATTTGCAATTAGACGGTTTAATACAACGAATCGCTAAATACGATGATTATAGTTACCTAAATTGTATAGAGATTCAAGAAATTTACGCGAATAGATCAGACAATCTTGTGGAGTGTAAAAAAGATCTGACGAACTATTCTGTGATTGATTTCTATCAGAGAGGCCGGCCGGATCAATGCAAAG AACATCGCTATTTTTCAAATGATCCAAATACAGTGGACGCGGAACGTATTTTGGAATTTTATCATGTCGCACGGTTGGATGGACTGTCACGATTGGAAATGCACCCCACTtatgtaaaacaatattttatcgATCGAGACGATTTTCTACATTACAG ATACGCGGCATTTTCGCCAGAAAAAAGTATTCGCAATACCGAGGACATCCATTACCGGCACATATCG AAAATCATTGAAGAGTTTCACAGAGATGAAACGATCAAAAGCAATAAAAATATAGCAACCCGTGAGTTTGCTATCGACGAAAATGAAATACGGCTCTTGTACCATTATGAAACTGGACAATATAGCAGAGCTAGTAGAATGTTTATAAAACCACCGCTGGCGGAAAGAGGGGACCGATTAAAATTAAAGCCTAACATGACACAAGGATATAAT CCTTCGAATGAGCACGAAAaagtttacgaattattttgcGAACTGGACACGCAACTTAAAGAGGAAGATCAATCTACAATGTCCGTCAGGGGTGCTGAAGTTGAAGTGTTTAACTTCCTAAAAATCAGAGATGACGAGTATTTATCGCCGAAGTTATTAGTATCTATATTCAGTAGGACCAGAGACGAAGAATCTATGTCCGAGATTATG GACTGGTCACTTGTGCACATTGAAAAATCTTCGATGGACATCGTGGATTATCTGAAACCATTTTTGGCACGATTGGGAAATCCAGAGGAATTATCCAAACAAGAGGCACAATCGCTACAACTCCAATGCCTTAACGACTATAAACAAGTACTTGTGCGCAGAGCAAACaaaattttacagaaatttgaagaaTGTTCGCAGAAAGTTACGGGCTTGCAACAAAAACTGATATTCCAA GGCGAGGAATTAACCcacgaagaggaagaagaaataCTAGatgaaatgaataaaattaatttcgacATGATAACTTTAGAAACCCAGCTGACACGTCACAGAAATTTAGTTCCGGAAAAGTACAAAATGTTGGTGGATCACTTAAAACAAAGTACGCATTTAGCGATCCTCCGGGGCGCGTATTTTGCGGTATAA